In Pieris rapae chromosome 24, ilPieRapa1.1, whole genome shotgun sequence, a single window of DNA contains:
- the LOC110992823 gene encoding uncharacterized protein LOC110992823 — protein MKTMKLLTLLVISVIKVNANTVPVFLLDYESVLPHVVVEPNPFNKVDTSSFFDIIHEAIRNSKVVIMFVEEKFSTEDISIKDEFGSPFQYLKQGLTDKKIKYIPKVIEPYKLLKQVFQHQKNSVYYVSSTSNKIQIRNGRQKHFYIYFKDSANDTRVNTLRRHDMVMQEIYFVIRRIASGPVVGFYTGKMNPVVIRKINILPPRVAPRKQVLGVTVTSTGALFRLFGVYSTVGSRRSSFSQSPLVTEERWARRQLNIRMAYTDFELEFTFSSKPEGWIAENVALLEWGEEVGHTKLGVAVPWEHSYICGEPLTIVNTRDGSAVIISQYQLQSFQSDVFLRNSSGGNNTHCFGPAIHCGPYFNSRILSGLMVSFLCLGILTYGILILYNCNSNDRYDDAQGKPLVIASDMH, from the exons atgaagACAATGAAGTTGCTtactttattagtaataagCGTTATCAAAGTAAATGCTAATACAGTTCccgtatttttattagattatgaGTCTGTTCTTCCTCATGTAGTAGTAGAACCGAATCCATTTAATAAAGTCGATACTTCAAGTTTCTTCGATATAATTCATGAAGCCATAAGAAATTCAAAGGTAGTGATAATGTTCGTAGAAGAAAAATTCAGTACTGAAGATATAAGCATAAAAGATGAATTTGGATCcccatttcaatatttaaaacaaggtctcactgataaaaaaattaagtacatCCCAAAAGTAATTGAGCCCTATAAATTACTCAAGCAAGTTTTTCAACATCAGAAAAATAGTGTTTACTATGTTTCTAGCactagtaataaaatacaaatacgtaATGGACGTCAAAAGcacttctatatttattttaaagactcAGCTAATGACACTCGTGTTAACACGTTGAGGCGCCATGACATGGTTATGcaggaaatatattttgtgatcCGGCGAATAGCATCGGGGCCTGTTGTAGGATTCTATACGGGAAAGATGAATCCAGTAGTAATACGAAAAATCAATATTCTACCTCCAAGGGTGGCACCAAGAAAACAGGTTCTAGGCGTAACAGTTACCAGTACTGGAGCTCTTTTTCGActatttg GAGTATATTCCACTGTTGGTTCTCGTCGATCATCGTTTAGTCAAAGTCCACTGGTTACTGAAGAGAGATGGGCGCGACGTCAGCTTAATATTCGAATGGCGTACACTGATTTCGAACTTGAGTTTACATTTTCATCTAAACCTGAAGGATGGATAGCAG AAAATGTAGCTCTTTTGGAATGGGGTGAAGAAGTTGGTCATACCAAGCTAGGGGTGGCTGTCCCATGGGAACACTCTTACATTTGTGGAGAGCCTCTGACTATAGTTAATACTAGAGATGGAAGTGCAGTTATAATATCGCAATATCAg TTACAATCATTCCAATCTGATGTTTTCTTACGCAACAGTTCGGGAGGGAACAATACACACTGTTTTGGACCAGCTATCCATTGCGGGCCATATTTTAACTCGCGAATATTGTCTGGATTGATGGTATCATTTTTATGTCTTGGAATTTTGACGTATGGTatccttattttatataattgtaattctaATGACAGATACGACGATGCTCAAGGTAAACCACTTGTGATTGCTTCTGATATGCattag
- the LOC110992813 gene encoding hepatic leukemia factor-like, producing MEQSGIYDLDSMCSGQHSGALAALRLLRSYNQFVVPPDGHPMVPLLAALPSPPCLPSYCHLPIRPSLVPNPQILCESERRRGEKRPIPAELKDDKYFERRRRNNQAAKKSRDARRIREDQVYIMASNPARLQIAWRACLLEQENASLRAHVAALRQETIALRTLLATRDEAPVPSSTTD from the exons ATGGAGCAATCAGGAATATATGATTTAGATTCGATGTGCAGTGGGCAACACAGTGGAGCCTTGGCTGCGTTGCGCCTTCTTCGGAGTTACAACCAATTCGTTGTGCCACCTG ATGGTCATCCCATGGTACCACTGCTAGCAGCCTTACCATCTCCGCCATGTCTGCCATCATATTGTCACTTGCCCATAAGACCTTCCC ttgtgCCCAATCCCCAAATCCTCTGCGAGAGTGAGAGGCGTCGTGGTGAGAAAAGACCAATACCAGCTGAACTTAAAGATGATAAATACTTTGAGAGGCGAAGACGGAACAACCAAGCAGCCAAGAAGTCGAGGGATGCGAGACGAATCAGGGAAGATCAGGTATATATCATGGCATCTAACCCGGCAAGATTACAA atagCGTGGAGAGCCTGTCTTTTAGAACAAGAAAATGCTTCCCTCCGAGCACATGTAGCTGCATTAAGACAAGAAACTATCGCTCTTAGGACCCTACTCGCAACTCGAGATGAGGCACCCGTTCCTTCTTCTACCACAGATTaa
- the LOC110992825 gene encoding heat shock 70 kDa protein cognate 5, with protein sequence MLSATRVISRKALECSGIGTDFYTQRNFSTILKNTAAPTVPIYQRHAIQYRHKSDGVRGAVIGIDLGTTNSCVAVMEGKTPKVVENSEGSRTTPSHVAFSKDGERLVGMPAKRQAVTNSGNTFYATKRLIGRRFEDPEVQKDMKNLSYKVVRASNGDAWVQGSDGKVYSPSQIGAFVLIKMKETAEAYLNTTVKNAVVTVPAYFNDSQRQATKDAGQISGLNVLRVINEPTAAALAYGMDKTEDKIIAVYDLGGGTFDISVLEIQKGVFEVKSTNGDTLLGGEDFDNVIVNFLVDEFKRDQGIDIRKDAMAMQRLKEAAEKAKIELSGSVQTDINLPYLTMDASGPKHMNLKMTRSKLESLVGDLIKRTIAPCQRALQDGEVSRTDVGEVLLVGGMTRMPKVQQTVQEIFGRAPSRAVNPDEAVAVGAAVQGGVLAGDVTDILLLDVTPLSLGIETLGGVFTKLITRNTTIPTKKSQVFSTAADGQTQVEIKVHQGEREMATDNKLLGQFSLVGIPPAPRGVPQIEVTFDIDANGIVHVSARDKGTGKEQQIVIQSSGGLSKDEIENMVKAAEQFATADKARRERVEVSNQAEGILHDTETKMDEYKDQLPQDECEKLRVEMGKLRELLAQKDSAEPEAIRTATNTLQQASLKLFEQAYKKMAAERDSQQSSQQSTQQTEQTDDKKEEKKN encoded by the exons atgttgtccGCGACGCGAGTGATTAGCCGAAAGGCTTTGGAGTGTTCAGGAATTGGTACAGACTTTTACACTCAAAGGAATTTCTCTACaatcttaaaaaat aCTGCAGCACCCACCGTTCCAATTTATCAGCGGCATGCAATTCAATACAGGCACAA ATCAGATGGCGTTCGCGGCGCCGTCATCGGTATTGACTTGGGAACAACTAACTCATGTGTTGCCGTTATGGAAGGAAAGACACCAAAG GTGGTGGAAAACTCAGAGGGATCTCGTACTACCCCATCACATGTAGCATTTAGCAAGGATGGTGAACGGTTAGTTGGTATGCCAGCTAAACGTCAGGCAGTTACCAACAGCGGAAACACTTTCTATGCCACCAAGAGACTGATTGGTCGCAGATTTGAAGACCCGGAAGTGCAAAAGGATATGAAAAACTTGTCATACAAGGTTGTCAGAGCTTCGAATGGAGATGCCTGGGTGCAag gaagCGACGGCAAAGTCTATTCGCCCAGTCAGATTGGTGCGTTCGTTCTTATCAAGATGAAGGAGACGGCCGAAGCGTATCTGAACACCACAGTTAAGAATGCAGTGGTCACCGTGCCAGCTTACTTCAACGACTCCCAGCGACAGGCCACCAAGGATGCTG gaCAAATCTCTGGTTTGAACGTACTTCGAGTGATCAATGAACCGACGGCCGCAGCTCTCGCCTACGGAATGGACAAGACTGAAGATAAaat TATAGCTGTATATGACTTGGGCGGTGGAACCTTTGATATCTCGGTGCTGGAGATCCAGAAGGGAGTGTTTGAAGTGAAGTCCACAAATGGTGACACTCTGCTCGGTGGAGAGGACTTTGACAATGTCATTGTCAACTTCTTGGTTGACGAGTTTAAGCGAGAT CAAGGCATCGATATCCGCAAAGACGCGATGGCCATGCAGCGGCTGAAGGAGGCAGCAGAAAAGGCAAAGATTGAATTGTCCGGCTCCGTGCAGACTGATATCAATCTGCCATATTTGACCATGGACGCCTCTGGACCTAAGCACATGAACCTTAAG ATGACCCGTTCAAAGCTCGAGTCCCTAGTAGGAGATCTGATTAAGCGGACAATTGCGCCTTGCCAGCGAGCTCTGCAAGATGGTGAAGTCTCCCGCACCGATGTCGGTGAAGTCCTACTCGTCGGAGGAATGACAAGAATGCCCAAG GTCCAACAAACAGTGCAAGAGATCTTCGGCAGAGCACCATCAAGAGCAGTCAATCCGGATGAGGCGGTTGCCGTGGGTGCGGCTGTTCAGGGTGGAGTTTTGGCTGGTGACGTCACAGACATTCTCCTGCTTGACGTCACGCCCCTGTCGCTTGGTATCGAAACCCTGGGTGGAGTTTTCACCAAGTTAATCACAAGGAACACTACAATCCCGACCAAGAAGAGCCAGGTGTTCTCTACAG CTGCCGACGGCCAAACGCAAGTGGAAATCAAAGTGCACCAGGGTGAACGTGAAATGGCGACGGACAACAAATTACTCGGACAATTTTCGCTCGTGGGCATTCCCCCTGCGCCCAGGGGAGTGCCACAGATCGAAGTGACATTTGACATTGACGCTAACGGAATCGTTCACGTATCGGCACGGGATAAGGGAACCGGAAAGGAACAACAGA TCGTTATCCAATCATCGGGTGGTCTGTCGAAGGACGAGATCGAGAACATGGTGAAGGCAGCGGAACAGTTTGCTACAGCTGACAAAGCCAGGCGCGAGAGAGTGGAAGTCTCCAACCAGGCTGAGGGTATACTCCACGATACAGAGACCAAGATGGATGAATACAAGGACCAGTTGCCACAGGACGag TGTGAGAAATTGCGCGTGGAGATGGGCAAACTCCGTGAGTTGCTCGCGCAGAAGGACAGTGCCGAGCCGGAAGCCATTCGTACGGCCACCAACACACTGCAGCAGGCCAGCTTGAAGCTCTTTGAGCAGGCTTACAAGAAG ATGGCGGCGGAGAGAGACAGCCAGCAATCCTCGCAACAATCCACCCAACAGACTGAGCAGACAGACGATAAGAAAGAAGAGAAGAAGAATTAA